From Fretibacterium sp. OH1220_COT-178, the proteins below share one genomic window:
- a CDS encoding amidohydrolase family protein: protein MGARTGLAGRAAGGLRLAPEPALGGFRALVGKGAAFGIEDKTERKVHCGVRLHAAQGSFEYGWIRRKQGLTPLQYLDKIGFLGRTTLIPHALYVPGYGDIQDGPSGDDVALLARTGTTVIHCPLVYARSGVALESFGRYRRAGVNMAMGTDTFPPDMLANIRIGSIMARRVDRSLEGNTYADFFEAATLGGALALGREDLGRIAVGARADMIVLDLDGLDVGTIDDPLRTIVNSGTSREVRHSIIDGRFVMRDRVIPGVDEAELRDRAQAYYEKMRMGYWERSDGSLPPERLFPGSFPEEGR from the coding sequence TTGGGGGCACGCACAGGGCTGGCTGGACGAGCAGCGGGTGGATTACGACTCGCTCCCGAGCCGGCCTTAGGCGGCTTTCGGGCCCTTGTCGGGAAAGGAGCGGCTTTCGGAATTGAGGACAAAACTGAGCGCAAAGTACATTGTGGCGTTCGTCTGCACGCGGCCCAGGGCTCCTTCGAGTACGGCTGGATCCGTAGGAAACAAGGGCTCACGCCGCTCCAGTATCTGGACAAGATAGGCTTTCTGGGCCGGACGACGTTGATCCCGCACGCCCTGTACGTTCCGGGATACGGCGACATCCAGGATGGGCCTTCGGGCGACGACGTGGCGCTGCTGGCCCGCACGGGGACGACCGTCATCCACTGTCCCCTGGTCTACGCCCGATCGGGGGTGGCGCTGGAATCGTTTGGGCGCTACCGCAGGGCGGGGGTCAACATGGCGATGGGCACGGACACCTTCCCGCCCGACATGTTGGCGAACATCCGCATTGGCAGCATCATGGCGCGCCGCGTCGATCGTTCCCTGGAGGGCAACACCTACGCGGACTTCTTCGAGGCGGCCACCCTGGGGGGCGCGCTGGCTCTGGGCCGCGAGGACCTGGGCCGCATCGCGGTGGGGGCACGGGCGGACATGATCGTCCTCGACCTCGACGGGCTGGACGTCGGTACGATCGACGACCCGCTGCGGACCATCGTCAACTCCGGGACCTCGCGGGAGGTGCGCCATTCGATCATCGATGGCCGCTTCGTGATGCGCGACCGCGTGATCCCGGGCGTCGACGAGGCCGAACTGCGCGATCGGGCGCAGGCCTATTACGAGAAGATGCGCATGGGGTACTGGGAGCGGAGCGATGGGTCTTTGCCCCCCGAGCGGCTCTTCCCCGGCTCGTTCCCGGAGGAGGGACGATAG
- a CDS encoding HAL/PAL/TAL family ammonia-lyase — protein MKIHRARFGIERKGTKMRAGEIGTVTLGDRLALSDVVAVARCGAHVEFSPEYKERVSACRRLVERFSDEERVVYGVTTGLGDNVNHYVSREERARFQRDTILSHAVSVGEPLEKECVRAMMLVLLQHLGTGHTGIRLETVEVLRRMLNADIVPHVPGHGSVGYLGLEGHIALVLIGEGSAWYRGKRLRGGDALVQAGIQPIDIGAKEGLSLVSGTTSVTALSALAAYDASILALTSDVIGAMSLEGLKGNLGAMHEMLMGTRPHPNQGAAAANVRKVLEGSGIQKKYAGYRVQDALSLRCIPQLHGAVRKLIGDSVETLEIELNSTVDNPQIFETEDGAGTALMGCNCDGAYAGTAADVLCIAMGNLAKMSERRLDRLVNQHVSELPAFLTPTPGISNGYMIPQYTAAGLLGEIRLKAHPATVDSVPTCALQEDYVSMGYNAAIKAYESVGLARYILAIELMNACQAQDFYDDPNPSPATKAVRDLVREKVPFLTKDRAMHEDMEYIAALIRDGTILDRAEAFAGPLRF, from the coding sequence TTGAAGATTCATCGAGCACGATTCGGCATCGAACGAAAGGGGACGAAAATGCGGGCGGGAGAGATCGGGACGGTCACGCTGGGAGATCGGCTGGCGCTTTCGGACGTTGTGGCGGTGGCCCGCTGCGGAGCGCACGTCGAATTCTCCCCGGAATACAAAGAAAGGGTCTCTGCCTGCCGCAGGTTGGTGGAGCGCTTCTCCGACGAGGAACGAGTGGTCTATGGCGTCACCACCGGGCTTGGCGATAATGTCAATCACTATGTGAGTAGGGAAGAGCGCGCTCGTTTTCAGCGCGACACCATTTTGTCCCACGCGGTGTCCGTGGGAGAACCGCTCGAAAAAGAGTGCGTCCGGGCCATGATGTTGGTTCTGCTTCAACATTTGGGAACGGGGCATACCGGAATACGTTTGGAGACCGTGGAGGTTTTGAGGCGCATGCTCAATGCCGACATTGTGCCCCATGTCCCGGGGCACGGTTCGGTCGGGTATCTCGGGTTGGAAGGGCACATCGCTCTCGTCCTGATCGGCGAGGGCAGCGCCTGGTACAGAGGGAAACGACTTCGGGGCGGCGACGCGCTCGTGCAGGCCGGAATCCAACCCATCGACATCGGAGCCAAGGAGGGGCTGAGCCTGGTATCGGGGACCACTTCGGTCACCGCGCTGTCCGCATTGGCCGCTTACGACGCCTCCATCCTCGCCCTGACGAGCGATGTGATCGGGGCCATGTCCCTCGAGGGACTGAAAGGCAACCTGGGCGCGATGCATGAAATGCTCATGGGGACCAGGCCGCACCCCAACCAGGGAGCCGCCGCCGCGAACGTCCGGAAGGTCCTGGAGGGGAGCGGGATACAAAAAAAATACGCTGGTTACAGGGTTCAGGATGCCCTCTCCCTGCGCTGCATCCCCCAACTCCATGGCGCGGTCCGCAAACTGATCGGCGACAGCGTGGAAACGCTGGAGATCGAACTGAACTCCACGGTGGACAACCCGCAGATTTTCGAGACGGAGGACGGTGCCGGAACGGCTTTGATGGGGTGCAACTGCGACGGAGCCTATGCGGGAACCGCCGCGGATGTCCTTTGCATCGCGATGGGCAATCTGGCCAAGATGTCGGAACGCAGGCTGGACCGGCTGGTCAATCAGCACGTCAGCGAACTTCCGGCCTTTCTGACCCCCACCCCCGGCATAAGCAACGGCTACATGATTCCCCAGTACACGGCGGCCGGGCTGCTCGGAGAAATACGACTGAAGGCCCACCCCGCGACCGTGGACAGCGTGCCGACCTGCGCCCTTCAGGAAGATTACGTTTCCATGGGATACAACGCCGCCATCAAAGCCTACGAAAGCGTCGGGCTCGCACGGTACATCCTGGCCATCGAACTGATGAACGCCTGCCAGGCACAGGATTTTTACGACGACCCGAACCCTTCCCCCGCGACCAAGGCCGTACGGGATCTCGTGCGCGAGAAGGTGCCCTTCCTGACGAAGGATCGCGCCATGCACGAGGACATGGAGTACATCGCCGCACTGATACGGGACGGGACGATCCTCGACAGGGCGGAAGCGTTTGCCGGCCCTCTTCGCTTCTGA
- a CDS encoding 4Fe-4S dicluster-binding protein: MKIWETIVETFEIPEEARPFIEVYLTDTDVKAIELMGAGSYLPEDLFRLLKPIVEDPQAYTQDAYSRGIFNKTAELGEIGYKVGTFAKCITYLAQYDPEAWKKIPAEVREKIDVWYVNKYAEEAKPRLEESLRNPSKLIENAFFYTLEETLALIDRQEQEEFCVFPCNCKALALKCEGRKPSNVCLGFHYKSINSDYDRGHGKLITKEEAKALVRMANKNGLMQTTETEWGICNCCGCCCYPIRSSQQIGAKGLWPKKIYDIVWDEEACIRCGKCARICNFGAFTQDAEKRISFDREKCWGCTICMNNCPKGAISIVKAQ; this comes from the coding sequence ATGAAGATCTGGGAAACGATCGTCGAAACTTTCGAGATTCCGGAGGAGGCCCGCCCGTTCATAGAGGTTTACCTGACGGATACCGATGTCAAGGCCATCGAGCTCATGGGGGCCGGGAGCTATCTGCCCGAGGACCTGTTCCGTCTCCTGAAGCCCATTGTCGAAGATCCCCAGGCCTACACCCAGGACGCCTATTCCCGGGGAATATTCAACAAGACCGCGGAACTGGGAGAGATCGGCTACAAGGTGGGCACCTTCGCCAAATGCATCACCTACCTGGCTCAATACGATCCGGAAGCCTGGAAAAAAATTCCTGCGGAGGTCCGGGAAAAAATCGATGTCTGGTACGTGAACAAGTACGCGGAGGAGGCAAAGCCCCGACTCGAGGAATCCCTGCGCAATCCCTCGAAGCTCATAGAAAATGCTTTTTTCTACACGCTCGAGGAGACCCTGGCCCTGATCGATCGGCAGGAGCAGGAGGAGTTCTGCGTTTTTCCCTGCAACTGCAAGGCCCTTGCTTTGAAGTGCGAGGGCAGGAAACCGTCGAATGTTTGCCTCGGCTTCCATTACAAATCGATCAATTCGGATTACGACAGGGGGCACGGCAAGCTCATCACGAAGGAAGAGGCCAAGGCCTTGGTGCGCATGGCCAATAAAAACGGACTGATGCAGACCACGGAGACCGAGTGGGGCATCTGCAACTGTTGCGGATGCTGTTGTTACCCGATTCGTTCCTCGCAGCAGATCGGAGCGAAGGGGCTTTGGCCCAAAAAGATCTACGACATCGTCTGGGATGAAGAAGCCTGCATCCGCTGTGGAAAATGCGCCAGGATATGCAATTTCGGCGCCTTCACCCAGGATGCCGAAAAAAGGATCTCCTTCGATCGGGAAAAATGCTGGGGCTGCACCATTTGCATGAACAATTGCCCCAAGGGCGCGATATCCATCGTCAAGGCCCAATAG